The Astatotilapia calliptera chromosome 4, fAstCal1.2, whole genome shotgun sequence genome segment aacacaaatcccAATGCTAATGAGGACACGTGTACAagctttcttttagtttttacataTGAGCTCAAAGCTGaaagcacaaagcaaagatgaacatCAGCCCAAAGAGACTTCAAAgaggttgccatggtgattttACAGTGAACACTTAAACAGGTAGAAACAGAAGCTGCAGGCTGAtcatcactgcctttgttacctgttgaccttcaggctctggctgctgtgCTCGGGTCTGCATGCATTTATTCTTATGttcactgtgttttctttgctagctttgtgttagcatgtgtCTGTACAGATGTGTTAGCAGTGTAAtccagttgtttctgtcctgcaaGCTGTTTCCACTTTACAGTCACTTGTCTCTCTAACTTGAAGAAGTTATAACATAACAGAAGTTCTAGCCAACCCCCTTTTCTCCTCTTTGAAGAGTAAACATGGTGTTTATGTCGATGTGAACAGCATCACCCAGCGTGCTCTCTGTCCTCAGGTGCAGTGCGAGCACAGCCTCAGCAGCAAGCTCTTTGAGTCCAGCCAGTCAGTGATGAAGGAGAGGAGTTCATCGCTGGGAGTCAGCTGGAAGGTTGAAGAGTTTCTGACTTCAgcaaataacacacacaaactgcatataaaagatggacagaaGCCCATTAAGCTTCCATTCTAttaatgtccagcagggggcgacctGAGCCTGGGGGAAAACCCCCACAGGTAACAGGGTGGACAGGACATAACACTGATAACACACCTATGAATATTTACCCCACCCTAAAGTAATTTGATTTACATTAATCAGATGAAATGCTGCTTCAACTTCATGTCCCAGTCATCCTAATTCACACTGTTTAAGAAAATTATAATCCTGTAAACGTTTAAGTTtccaaattcaaaataatatataatCCCAAAACTTTTTAATAACACTCTCTCATATTTTCAGCAGtccttaattattttttaattttaagtgtTTTATGGACACTTGTATTAACGTTTGGCatatatttaacttttaaatgaaataaagattATTATGATAATTACTGATTTCCTAGTTTTACATTGGTTGTATCGGTTGACAGGGAAACCATACAGTTGACTGACTGAATTAGgcgattaataataataaagagagAGCTGCAACactttttttattagtattatatttttatgttataaTAAAACACTCGTGTCAGCATCAATCTCTTAACAAAATGCTCAGTTTAATTTTTTCAACAGCTTTCAAATTAATCACAAACTGAGCACTTTAATTTTAATCTATTCtatggtgggggggggggggtaatggTGTAAGACAAGCTTTAGGAAATAGATATTGGTCCATTTTTGAACAAAATACACTCACTTTGTCCTGGAATACAAACTCCGAGTCTACCGCTCACGTGATCTCTGAGCTCAGTAAATTCTAAAGGTCTCAGTCCAGCACTGCGGTCATGGTTAACAGAAATATTGGACTAtgattttgaaataaaacatgGAATCAACACGTAAATCAGATCAAAGGGACCACATCAAACTCTTCGCTTTGCTCTTCCCTGGAAGTTAAACATGATCCTTGCTTATGCTAAATTCTCTTGTTGATGTTGATTGCAACACTCTCTGAGTACCATGTCTCATGTTTCTGGTATACCTCTTCTCAGGTGGGCCTCGGCATTAAGGGAATTGCTGGTGTCGCCATCGGAGGATCTCACTCCATGTCATCAACGTTTGCAGAGTCTCGCAGCCGGAGTGATAAGTTTAGCTTCACTAGCCACGAATTCAAATGCAAATACTACACGTGAGTTTGATTCTCTTGTCCTGACGTCACCTATCCAGGTGACTGCTTGTGTCGGTCCTGAAAAGGTGTccctcctctgtgctcctgtgtgGCTGTATTCTTGCATGCCTCAGTCAACCCTTACCTTCTTTACCGTCAGCTTCCGTCTTCACTCCCGTCCCCCACTGAGCAAAGAGTTTGAGGTCTCCCTGAAGAACCTTCCCTCCACCTATGATCACAAAAACACCTCCGCCTTCCGTCAGTTTATCTCCATCTACGGGACCCACTTTATCCGCAGAGTTCAACTCGGGGGTCGGGTTCACTCCATGACCGCAATCCGGACCTGCCAAACCTCCATGTCTGGACTGTCAATCCAGGCTGTCAGCACCTGTCTGTCTGCCGAAGCCAGCGCAACCATTAAGGGCATCCCTGTTCACGCCTCCAGTGAGTTCTGCCGCCGGAAGAGCAAGAGCCTTAAAACCGCTTCAACCTTCAGTACGGCCTTCTCCGACAGGAAGACCCAGGTGCTGGGCGGAGATGGGGGTATAACGGACATCCTGTTCAATCCCAGAGGGTCTGAGGGGTATAAGAAATGGCTTGCGTCTCTGAAGAGTGTCCCAGGAGTGGTTTCCTACCAGATCAGCCCTCTGCACTTATTGGTGAGGAACAAATGAAGGGTAAACTGAGCTGATAAAGTTATTATTTCCCTTTAAATGTCTTCAGATGGTTTTGGTTAGGGTTTGGGTAACCATGGCAGTTTGAGTCATAAAAGTCACGGTTAAAAGAAATCTGACTGCTGACtgtgaattaaaaatgaaagtttgTTTGGGTGACCCATCTCTCCACCCTAACCTCCTCCTTATGCCATGTTCACAACTACTTCAGCAACTGGAGGGTGCTGCTGCTCTAAAATATATCTATGCATCATGTGAAGAAAAGCCCAACCAACTCTTGAGTTTTTCTTATTAAAGTGGCgtttttttaatgcttacaTTTTTCATGTGCGATTTATACAAATATGGTTATAGTTTTAATAACAGATTTTAATAGCTAGTTAAATCCCCAAGCATTATATTCTGCTCACATTTTAAAGGCCAAAGCAATGTTTACACAAACTGTCACAATATTCAGGTCACATTTGTTCTGTCTGCATACAGACACGTGTACAGTTTAAAGATATCAAGTAGAAACTTAAGAGcatcgttgtttttttttaaccaaatatAACTTGCATCAGTTTAGCTGCCTTTTAGCATCAGTCTGAGCCTCATTCAGTCTGTTGGTTTTACTCTTAATCTGTTACTTTCAGCCTCAACCAGATTATTTAAAAGCTCTATTCTCTTTGTTAGATAAGAGACAATCCCATCCTAAAGGCCAGCCTGCGAGACGCCATCAGTGACTACATTCTCACAAGCGCCAAGCCGCTCCACTGCCCCGTCGACTGCAAGATTGGCCACCGGAAGCAGAACTGCGCGTGCCAGTGTCAAGGTCATCGAATGGTTGACTCCCATTGCTGTCCTGCCGCGGCAGGTGTAGCTCAGATGAACGTGACGGTGGTCCGAGCTGAGGCACTGTGGGGCGACTATTTCAGCAAGACAGACGGATATGTTAAAGTTTTCTACAACAACCAAGGAGGCACGACGCCAGTGATCTGGAACAACAACTTCCCCCAGTGGAACTACCTCTTTACTTTTGGAAGCATCAACCTCAAAGAACGAAAGTGAGCAACACTAATTATTACTAATCAATTTCAGTTTCTGCAAGATCTGAGACTTACAGCCACTCTTTGGGCTGTAAACCAAAACCTGCAGTTTCTCTAGCATTCACTTGAGgttccagcagtgagtcagtcctcaTAGATgtgcatgttaaaatgtccaaatcaAAAAGAGCGTGAGGTATTCAAGaaccaaaataaaagatttcCTAAACAGTAGCTTAG includes the following:
- the prf1.3 gene encoding perforin-1.3, producing MRERRKQKDAAMLSSFLLLVFLPLCLGCQTSSFTECQKVPFVPGHNLVGEGFDVVKLQTSGALVVNVKDYMVGGAQGNCTVCHNRLLNQIQKLPVSVLDWRIKVQCEHSLSSKLFESSQSVMKERSSSLGVSWKVGLGIKGIAGVAIGGSHSMSSTFAESRSRSDKFSFTSHEFKCKYYTFRLHSRPPLSKEFEVSLKNLPSTYDHKNTSAFRQFISIYGTHFIRRVQLGGRVHSMTAIRTCQTSMSGLSIQAVSTCLSAEASATIKGIPVHASSEFCRRKSKSLKTASTFSTAFSDRKTQVLGGDGGITDILFNPRGSEGYKKWLASLKSVPGVVSYQISPLHLLIRDNPILKASLRDAISDYILTSAKPLHCPVDCKIGHRKQNCACQCQGHRMVDSHCCPAAAGVAQMNVTVVRAEALWGDYFSKTDGYVKVFYNNQGGTTPVIWNNNFPQWNYLFTFGSINLKERKPVVFEVWDRDSIWDDDLLGKVSVIPTMGRNINKKFKLKHGSVLVRLSVVCGPSLEGSLCERYIPSPTYQDVMGYAKNHQGY